One Streptococcus gallolyticus subsp. gallolyticus DSM 16831 DNA window includes the following coding sequences:
- a CDS encoding APC family permease, with protein MLEKLRNVFIGNPLKSAGESDEEHLLSKSQALAMLSSDALSSIAYGPEQVILVLTTISAAAIWWSLPIGLLVLVLLASLTISYQQVIHAYPKGGGAYMVSTENLSPSMGLIAGGSLLVDYMLTVAVSVSSGADAITSAFPAIKEFNLEISIVLVLILMFMNLRGLRESATSLMIPVYLFIVSILFLIGYGGIQIATGHLAYSATAHVGKVVPGVSLILLLRAFTSGSASLTGVEAISNAVPFFKKPKEKNAAGTLAIMSIILGVMFAGITFLNYWLGIMPSAHVTVLAQIAQKIFGDSAIGNALFYIFQLSTALILAVAANTGFSAFPMLSFNMAKNKYMPHLFMEKGARLGYSNGIITLAVGAIVLLCIFNGSTERLIPLYTIGVFIPFALSQTGMVIHWKRKFGKGYLKHSVANILGAIICYLIILILLIFRIGEIWPFFPIIVVLMILFYSIKSHYNNVAMQLRLTDDVKNIHYDGNTVLILVGNITQASIRAINYAKSIGQTVVAMHVSTLETREKDLEIEQEFKTYFPDVTFVNIESNYRDIVKPTMSFVQKMNQEAKKNNHTMTVIIPKFIPKHSWQNVLHNQMSLRLRARLRWYEDIIIATYSYHLKK; from the coding sequence ATGCTTGAAAAGTTAAGAAATGTTTTTATCGGTAATCCATTAAAATCAGCTGGCGAGTCTGATGAAGAACATTTATTGTCTAAATCACAAGCGTTAGCGATGTTATCGAGCGATGCTCTTTCATCTATTGCCTATGGACCAGAACAAGTTATCTTAGTTTTAACAACGATTTCTGCGGCAGCTATTTGGTGGTCTCTACCGATTGGATTATTGGTTTTGGTATTGTTAGCTAGTTTGACAATTTCTTACCAACAAGTTATTCACGCCTATCCAAAAGGTGGCGGAGCATATATGGTTTCAACTGAAAATCTATCGCCAAGTATGGGATTGATAGCTGGTGGTAGTCTTTTGGTTGATTACATGTTGACGGTAGCAGTATCCGTATCATCTGGTGCTGATGCGATTACATCAGCTTTTCCTGCTATTAAAGAATTTAATCTGGAAATTTCCATTGTATTGGTTTTGATTTTGATGTTTATGAATTTGCGTGGTTTGCGTGAATCAGCGACATCTCTGATGATTCCAGTTTACCTTTTCATTGTTAGTATCCTTTTTTTAATTGGTTATGGTGGCATTCAAATTGCAACGGGGCACCTTGCTTATAGTGCAACAGCACATGTTGGTAAAGTTGTTCCTGGAGTATCTTTGATTCTTTTACTAAGGGCTTTCACAAGCGGTTCGGCTTCCCTTACTGGTGTTGAAGCTATTTCAAATGCGGTGCCATTTTTCAAAAAGCCTAAGGAAAAAAATGCTGCTGGCACGCTTGCTATCATGTCAATCATTTTAGGTGTCATGTTTGCAGGCATCACTTTCTTGAACTATTGGTTGGGCATTATGCCGTCAGCACATGTGACTGTCTTGGCGCAAATTGCTCAAAAAATCTTTGGCGATTCAGCAATCGGAAATGCGCTTTTCTATATTTTCCAATTGTCAACAGCTCTTATCTTAGCTGTGGCAGCCAATACTGGCTTTTCAGCCTTTCCAATGTTGTCTTTCAACATGGCTAAAAATAAATACATGCCACACCTTTTCATGGAAAAAGGAGCTCGTTTAGGCTATTCTAACGGGATTATTACCTTGGCAGTTGGAGCAATTGTTTTGCTTTGTATTTTCAATGGTTCAACAGAACGCCTTATCCCACTTTATACAATTGGTGTTTTCATTCCATTTGCGCTTTCACAAACTGGTATGGTCATTCACTGGAAACGCAAATTTGGCAAAGGGTATTTGAAACATTCAGTTGCTAATATTTTAGGAGCAATCATTTGTTATCTGATTATCTTGATTTTATTGATTTTTAGAATCGGTGAAATCTGGCCATTCTTCCCAATTATCGTGGTCTTGATGATACTATTTTATTCAATTAAGAGCCATTATAATAATGTTGCCATGCAGTTGCGTTTAACAGATGATGTCAAAAATATTCATTACGATGGCAATACGGTTTTGATTTTGGTTGGGAATATCACACAAGCAAGTATTCGTGCCATTAATTATGCCAAAAGTATTGGTCAAACCGTTGTTGCTATGCACGTCTCAACGTTAGAAACCCGTGAAAAAGATTTGGAAATTGAACAAGAATTCAAGACCTATTTCCCAGACGTAACGTTTGTTAATATCGAATCAAACTACCGTGATATTGTGAAACCAACAATGTCATTTGTTCAAAAAATGAATCAGGAAGCCAAGAAAAACAACCACACCATGACAGTGATTATTCCAAAATTCATTCCAAAACACAGTTGGCAAAATGTTCTTCACAACCAAATGAGCTTGCGCTTACGTGCTCGCCTACGCTGGTATGAAGATATTATCATCGCAACTTATTCCTATCATTTGAAAAAATAA
- a CDS encoding ABC transporter ATP-binding protein has translation MLQVKLKNVSLERQHKLLLKNLNWEVNKGEHWAILGLNGSGKTTLLKLIMAEYWKTDGEVEVLGTPFGGTDISDIRTKIGIVGSFIAERLPANMLAEKIVLTGKYKSSILYKEYGKKELDEARQMLISIGGEHLLGRIYASLSQGEKQLLLIARSLMENPEILILDEATSGLDLFAREKLLTQIEQITSLPNAPTILYVTHHAEEITQSMTHVLLLKKGEIIAQGLKNDVLTKDILTDFYDQTVSIIPLGDERIYIKPEFKS, from the coding sequence ATGTTACAAGTAAAACTTAAAAATGTCAGCTTAGAACGTCAACATAAATTATTATTAAAAAATCTTAACTGGGAAGTTAACAAAGGGGAACATTGGGCTATTTTAGGGCTTAACGGTTCTGGTAAGACAACGCTTTTAAAGCTTATCATGGCTGAATATTGGAAAACAGACGGTGAGGTGGAAGTCTTAGGAACACCATTTGGTGGTACTGATATTAGCGATATTCGTACCAAAATTGGTATCGTTGGCTCATTTATTGCTGAGCGACTTCCAGCCAATATGCTTGCCGAAAAAATCGTTTTGACTGGGAAATACAAATCAAGCATTCTTTACAAAGAATACGGTAAAAAAGAACTTGATGAAGCACGACAAATGCTGATTTCAATTGGTGGCGAACATCTGCTTGGACGTATTTATGCTAGTCTGTCACAAGGTGAAAAACAACTGCTCCTTATCGCACGTAGTTTAATGGAAAATCCTGAAATTTTAATTTTAGATGAGGCTACAAGTGGGCTTGATTTGTTTGCGCGTGAAAAACTACTGACACAAATTGAGCAAATCACAAGCCTTCCTAATGCTCCAACAATTCTCTACGTAACACACCATGCCGAAGAAATCACACAATCAATGACTCATGTCTTGTTGCTGAAAAAAGGAGAAATCATTGCCCAAGGTCTTAAAAATGATGTTTTAACTAAGGACATTTTAACCGATTTCTATGACCAAACCGTCTCAATCATCCCACTAGGCGACGAACGCATTTACATCAAACCTGAATTTAAATCATAA
- a CDS encoding tRNA (cytidine(34)-2'-O)-methyltransferase, which translates to MNIEELDYHEEPNKAMNHIVLFQPQIPQNTGNIARTCAATNAPLHIIRPMGFPIDDRKMKRAGLDYWDKLDVTFYDSLDEFMEKCDGEVHLISKFANKVYSDENYNDGKHHYFLFGREDKGLPEEFMRANPEKALRIPMNDEHVRSLNLSNTVCMIVYEALRQQAFPNLELSHTYAHDKLK; encoded by the coding sequence ATGAATATTGAAGAGCTTGACTATCACGAAGAACCGAATAAAGCGATGAATCATATTGTTCTTTTTCAACCACAAATTCCACAAAATACAGGAAATATTGCCAGAACTTGCGCTGCGACAAACGCTCCTTTGCACATTATTCGTCCAATGGGATTCCCAATTGATGACCGTAAAATGAAACGCGCGGGGTTGGATTATTGGGACAAACTTGATGTGACATTTTATGATAGTTTGGATGAATTTATGGAAAAATGCGATGGTGAGGTTCATTTGATTAGTAAATTTGCCAACAAAGTGTATTCTGATGAAAATTATAACGACGGGAAGCACCATTATTTCCTTTTTGGGCGTGAAGATAAAGGTTTGCCAGAAGAATTTATGCGAGCTAATCCTGAAAAAGCTCTTCGCATTCCGATGAATGATGAACACGTTCGTAGCCTAAACTTATCAAATACTGTTTGTATGATTGTTTATGAAGCTCTTCGTCAGCAAGCTTTTCCGAATTTAGAATTAAGTCATACTTACGCACACGATAAATTAAAATAA
- a CDS encoding tRNA (mnm(5)s(2)U34)-methyltransferase gives MIKRPLHLSHDFLAEVLDEQAIAVDATMGNGNDTAFLAQHAKEVYAFDVQEQALQSTKERLEKQEIHNAHLILDGHQHIDHYVNQPIRVAIFNLGYLPSADKTVITKPDTTLIAVEKILKKLEVGGRLAIMIYYGHEGGDMEKDAVLEYVNQLDQRLFTAMLYQPLNQINQPPFLVMIEKLKQSKES, from the coding sequence ATGATAAAACGTCCTTTGCATTTATCTCATGATTTTTTAGCTGAAGTTTTGGATGAACAAGCTATTGCAGTTGATGCGACCATGGGAAATGGCAATGACACAGCTTTTCTTGCCCAGCATGCTAAAGAAGTTTATGCTTTTGATGTGCAAGAACAAGCTTTGCAAAGCACGAAAGAACGTTTAGAAAAACAAGAAATTCACAACGCTCATTTAATTTTGGATGGGCATCAACATATTGACCATTATGTGAATCAACCAATTCGCGTAGCTATTTTCAATCTAGGGTATTTGCCAAGTGCTGATAAAACGGTTATCACTAAACCTGACACAACCTTGATTGCTGTGGAGAAAATTTTAAAAAAGCTTGAGGTTGGTGGTCGCTTAGCTATCATGATTTACTATGGACATGAGGGCGGCGACATGGAAAAAGATGCTGTGCTAGAATATGTCAATCAGCTAGACCAAAGGCTTTTTACTGCCATGCTGTATCAACCTTTAAACCAAATTAATCAACCACCATTTTTAGTGATGATTGAAAAATTAAAACAGTCGAAAGAGAGTTAA
- a CDS encoding cation:proton antiporter: MLIVSNVINRLYPKLPLPFIQIVLGILVGVLAKETTLTLNSELFLALVIAPLNFREGQESDVTTFVKYKSIVAYLILPTVLITMLTVGYVTGKLLPVDVPLAASFALGAALAPTDAVAFLSIAKRFKFPKRVESILTIEGLWNDASGLISFQFAVTALTTGAFSLLTASFSLFWAIIGGMLVGLFFALLNRGVMAFLEKIDVADVTGALLLELSLPIVSYFVASLFGVSGIIAVVIAGLSQASRFKRIRLFDAEVDRVSQIIWETVSFILNGFVFIVFGYELTRIVEPALTNPLVNNYRLVAIVLIVTALLFLVRFVMVGFYYILHYRKGKRSSKSLLREVLLLTFSGVKGTVSIATILLLPQFESYAYSLILFTVAAVTLLSFLIGVFVLPNLAQSSDDTDTTDYVTQIAILNEVVKTLEQDLKEVEDKGPLYAAIDNYNGRIEHLILEQEPTIVKKELAYLRLMILGIESDGLEHAFSEGKIELVEYRLYQRYLQNLERQINRGFISTFSYFFTISMRVIRRLVRESFSFWPTIRHFLSGKSREIKLTEDNRDRLTELYLSNTELVLEGLQDLEGIYNSELIGFLQRSRLQEANIIESGVFVERVIAHMKPDNIDEMLRGYYLERKVIAEYEMRGDITSSYATFLRRNVNKLESYSLKDDYGTLPYNYFIIK, encoded by the coding sequence ATGCTCATTGTTTCCAACGTCATTAATCGTCTTTATCCTAAATTGCCTTTACCTTTTATCCAAATTGTTTTGGGAATTTTGGTGGGTGTTTTAGCAAAAGAGACGACACTCACTTTAAATTCAGAGCTATTTCTGGCTTTGGTAATTGCACCGCTTAATTTTAGAGAGGGGCAAGAAAGTGATGTGACGACCTTTGTCAAATACAAGTCGATTGTGGCTTATCTGATTTTGCCAACTGTTTTGATAACAATGCTGACAGTTGGTTATGTGACTGGTAAGTTATTGCCTGTTGATGTCCCCTTGGCTGCTAGTTTTGCCTTGGGAGCAGCGCTTGCTCCGACAGATGCCGTTGCGTTTTTATCAATTGCAAAACGGTTTAAATTTCCAAAGCGCGTCGAATCCATTTTGACAATAGAAGGGCTTTGGAATGATGCCAGCGGTTTGATTTCTTTCCAATTTGCTGTGACGGCTTTGACCACTGGAGCCTTTTCTTTGCTTACTGCGAGCTTTAGTCTGTTTTGGGCAATTATTGGTGGAATGTTGGTCGGGCTATTTTTTGCCTTGTTAAATCGAGGCGTCATGGCTTTTCTTGAAAAAATTGACGTCGCTGATGTGACAGGGGCTCTCTTATTGGAATTATCATTGCCGATTGTGTCATACTTTGTTGCCAGTCTTTTTGGCGTATCAGGTATCATTGCTGTCGTGATTGCTGGATTATCACAAGCCAGTCGTTTCAAACGAATTCGCTTATTTGATGCTGAGGTGGACCGTGTCAGCCAGATTATTTGGGAGACGGTCAGCTTCATCTTGAATGGCTTTGTCTTTATCGTTTTTGGCTATGAATTGACACGTATCGTTGAGCCTGCTTTGACCAATCCTTTGGTTAATAATTATCGTCTTGTGGCGATTGTGTTAATCGTGACAGCTTTGCTCTTTTTAGTTCGATTTGTCATGGTTGGGTTTTATTATATTCTCCATTATCGTAAAGGAAAACGTTCAAGTAAATCACTATTGAGAGAGGTTTTGCTGTTAACTTTTTCTGGTGTAAAAGGGACGGTATCAATCGCGACAATTTTGCTATTGCCACAGTTTGAAAGTTACGCTTATAGCTTGATTTTATTTACCGTAGCAGCGGTGACCTTGCTAAGTTTTCTAATTGGAGTATTTGTTTTACCAAACTTGGCACAAAGCTCTGATGATACTGATACCACCGATTATGTCACTCAAATTGCCATTTTAAATGAAGTGGTTAAGACATTGGAGCAAGATTTAAAAGAAGTCGAGGACAAAGGTCCACTTTATGCAGCCATTGATAATTACAATGGGCGTATTGAGCACTTGATTTTGGAACAAGAGCCGACTATTGTTAAAAAAGAATTGGCTTACTTGCGCTTGATGATTCTTGGAATTGAAAGCGATGGTTTAGAGCATGCTTTTTCAGAAGGCAAAATAGAATTAGTTGAATACCGTTTGTATCAACGTTACTTGCAAAATTTGGAACGTCAGATTAATCGCGGTTTTATTTCAACGTTTAGTTATTTCTTCACGATTAGCATGCGAGTGATTCGTCGCTTAGTTCGTGAAAGCTTCAGTTTTTGGCCAACTATCCGTCACTTTCTTTCTGGAAAATCACGCGAAATCAAATTGACAGAAGATAACCGTGACCGCTTGACAGAACTTTATTTAAGCAATACGGAGCTGGTGTTAGAAGGGTTACAAGATTTGGAAGGCATTTATAATTCTGAGCTGATTGGCTTTCTTCAAAGGTCACGCCTACAAGAAGCTAATATCATTGAATCGGGCGTCTTTGTTGAACGTGTCATTGCTCATATGAAACCTGATAATATTGATGAAATGTTGCGAGGGTATTATCTTGAGCGCAAAGTGATTGCCGAATATGAAATGCGTGGTGACATCACATCAAGCTATGCAACCTTCCTACGCCGCAATGTCAATAAACTCGAAAGTTATTCGTTAAAAGATGATTACGGAACACTACCATATAATTACTTTATTATAAAATGA
- a CDS encoding ECF transporter S component, producing the protein MPETMTNTRKIAHIAILSTLSFLLMYLQFPLIPSASFLQFDFSVLPVLVGLVMFDLKSALGILILRTLLKLLLNNGGISTIIGLPMNVVALGVFVVALAILWNQKPSLKNYLLASVVGTLGLTVAMFVLNYVYAVPLYAKFANFDISAILGLGNYLFAMVIPFNLIEGIIFSVTFFILYSCLKPILKID; encoded by the coding sequence ATGCCTGAAACAATGACTAATACGCGTAAAATCGCTCATATTGCGATTTTATCAACACTTTCTTTTTTGCTGATGTATCTTCAGTTTCCACTGATTCCGTCAGCTAGTTTTTTACAGTTTGATTTTTCAGTTTTGCCTGTTTTAGTTGGGCTTGTGATGTTTGATTTGAAGAGTGCTTTGGGAATTTTAATTCTTCGTACTCTGCTAAAGCTTTTGCTAAATAACGGTGGTATTTCAACGATTATTGGTTTGCCAATGAATGTCGTTGCTCTAGGTGTTTTTGTAGTAGCGCTAGCTATTCTTTGGAACCAAAAACCAAGCTTGAAAAATTACCTACTGGCATCAGTCGTGGGAACGCTTGGCTTAACCGTGGCAATGTTTGTGCTTAATTATGTTTACGCTGTGCCACTTTATGCCAAATTTGCGAATTTTGATATTTCTGCTATTTTAGGTTTGGGAAACTATCTCTTTGCCATGGTCATTCCATTTAACCTAATTGAAGGGATTATCTTTTCGGTGACATTCTTTATTTTATATAGTTGCCTTAAACCAATTTTAAAAATAGATTAA
- a CDS encoding EamA family transporter, with product MWVLFAILSAVFAALTSILAKIGISGVNSNLATAIRTVVVVFMAWGIVFITNAQSGIGDISRKSWLFLILSGLATGASWLFYYRALQMGDASKVASIDKLSVVITLILAFIFLNEQLTLKSMLGCLLIVVGSLLMIL from the coding sequence ATGTGGGTTTTATTTGCGATTTTATCGGCGGTATTTGCTGCGTTAACGTCTATCTTAGCTAAAATTGGGATAAGTGGTGTCAATTCAAATTTAGCGACAGCTATCAGAACAGTTGTCGTGGTTTTTATGGCTTGGGGAATAGTCTTCATCACAAATGCTCAGAGTGGTATTGGTGATATTAGCCGAAAAAGTTGGTTGTTTTTGATATTGTCTGGGCTTGCTACTGGTGCTTCTTGGTTATTTTATTATCGTGCTTTGCAAATGGGCGACGCTTCAAAAGTAGCTTCGATAGATAAATTAAGTGTTGTCATCACCTTGATTTTAGCTTTCATTTTTCTAAATGAGCAGCTAACTTTAAAGTCAATGCTTGGGTGTTTGCTGATTGTGGTTGGAAGCCTTTTGATGATTTTGTAA
- a CDS encoding SDR family NAD(P)-dependent oxidoreductase, translated as MEILKDYTCITGASSGIGAETAKQFAKLGSNLILVARRQEKLEELRETILSHFPELDVIIKVVDLSKSYNVFKLYEDLKSYHIKTWINNAGFGNYDSVEHQNLKKVLEMLHLNIEALTILSSLYVRDYKNCEGAQLINVSSRGGYMMVPDAVTYCASKFYVSSFTEGLALELRENRNLLRAKVLAPAATKTEFGQIATDSDKYDYDEAFSKYHTSEEMAQFLIKLYQSNQTVGLVDVKTFEFHLSEPLFNH; from the coding sequence ATGGAAATTCTAAAAGATTATACTTGCATTACTGGTGCAAGTTCTGGTATTGGAGCAGAAACAGCAAAACAATTTGCAAAGCTGGGAAGTAACCTTATCTTAGTTGCTAGACGTCAAGAAAAATTAGAAGAATTACGCGAGACTATTTTGTCACATTTTCCAGAATTAGATGTGATTATTAAGGTTGTTGATCTTTCTAAAAGTTATAATGTTTTTAAACTTTACGAAGATTTAAAATCGTATCACATAAAAACGTGGATAAATAATGCTGGCTTTGGGAACTATGATAGTGTAGAACATCAAAATCTAAAAAAAGTTTTAGAAATGTTACACTTAAATATTGAGGCATTGACAATACTATCTAGCTTATATGTAAGGGATTATAAGAACTGTGAAGGTGCTCAACTTATTAATGTTTCTTCTAGAGGTGGTTATATGATGGTACCTGATGCAGTTACTTATTGTGCTAGTAAGTTTTATGTTAGCTCATTTACAGAAGGCTTAGCGCTAGAATTAAGAGAAAATCGCAATTTATTGAGAGCAAAAGTTCTAGCACCAGCAGCAACAAAAACGGAGTTTGGACAAATTGCTACTGATTCTGATAAGTATGATTATGACGAAGCATTTTCTAAATATCATACAAGTGAAGAAATGGCACAATTTCTGATTAAACTATATCAAAGCAATCAAACAGTTGGTTTAGTGGATGTTAAGACTTTTGAATTTCATCTTAGTGAACCACTATTTAATCACTAA
- a CDS encoding hemolysin family protein gives MEDPSQNLVLQFVLLLILTLLNAFFSASEMALVSLNRSRVEQKAEEGDKKFIRLLSVLENPNNFLSTIQVGITFISLLQGASLSASLGSVIASWFGDFVWAQTAGSVISLVFLTYISIVLGELYPKRIAMNLKENLAVISAPVIIFIGKIVSPFVWLLSASTNLLSRITPMQFDDADEKMTRDEIEYMLSNSEETLDAEEIEMLQGVFSLDELMAREVMVPRTDAFMIDINDDTQENIQEILKQNFSRIPVYDDDKDKIIGVLHTKRLLDAGFRDGFDNIVLRKILQEPLFVPETIFVDDLLRQLRNTQNQMAILLDEYGGVAGIVTLEDLLEEIVGEIDDETDKAEQFVREIGEHTYIVLGTMTLNEFNDYFDVDLESDDVDTIAGYYLTGVGNIPDQDSRETFEVDTKEKHLALTNDKVKDGRVTKLKVIFSDIEQSIEED, from the coding sequence ATGGAAGACCCCAGTCAGAATTTAGTTTTGCAATTTGTTTTATTATTAATTTTGACCTTGCTAAATGCCTTTTTCTCAGCTTCTGAGATGGCATTAGTTTCCCTTAATCGTTCACGTGTTGAACAAAAAGCAGAAGAAGGCGATAAGAAATTCATTCGTCTATTGTCTGTTTTGGAAAATCCTAATAACTTTTTATCAACAATTCAAGTTGGTATCACCTTTATCAGTCTTTTACAAGGGGCTAGCTTGTCTGCCTCGCTTGGAAGTGTTATTGCTTCCTGGTTTGGAGATTTTGTCTGGGCTCAGACAGCAGGTAGCGTTATTTCCCTTGTCTTTTTGACCTATATTTCCATTGTTCTTGGTGAGCTTTATCCAAAACGTATTGCCATGAATCTCAAGGAAAATTTGGCTGTCATTTCTGCCCCTGTTATCATTTTTATTGGAAAAATTGTCAGTCCTTTTGTTTGGCTCTTATCAGCGTCAACCAATCTTCTCTCACGTATCACACCAATGCAATTTGATGATGCAGACGAAAAAATGACTCGTGATGAAATTGAATACATGCTGTCAAATAGTGAAGAAACGCTAGATGCTGAAGAAATTGAGATGTTACAAGGTGTCTTTTCACTTGACGAACTAATGGCGCGTGAAGTCATGGTTCCAAGAACAGACGCTTTCATGATTGACATCAATGATGATACACAAGAAAATATCCAAGAAATTCTTAAACAGAATTTTTCACGTATTCCTGTCTATGATGATGATAAGGATAAGATTATTGGTGTACTTCACACCAAACGCCTGCTAGACGCTGGTTTCCGTGATGGTTTTGACAATATTGTCTTGCGTAAGATTTTGCAAGAACCGCTCTTTGTTCCAGAAACGATTTTTGTGGACGATTTGTTACGCCAATTGAGAAATACCCAAAATCAAATGGCGATTTTGTTGGACGAATACGGTGGCGTTGCAGGTATTGTCACACTTGAGGACTTGCTTGAAGAAATCGTCGGAGAAATCGACGACGAAACAGATAAAGCAGAGCAATTTGTCCGTGAAATCGGTGAACATACTTACATTGTTCTTGGGACAATGACACTCAACGAATTCAATGACTATTTTGACGTCGATCTTGAAAGTGATGATGTGGATACTATTGCTGGTTACTACCTAACTGGTGTGGGAAATATTCCAGACCAAGATAGTCGTGAAACGTTTGAAGTGGATACGAAAGAAAAACACCTTGCTTTGACAAATGATAAAGTTAAAGATGGACGTGTTACAAAACTGAAAGTTATTTTTTCTGATATAGAACAGAGTATTGAAGAAGACTAA
- a CDS encoding TIGR01212 family radical SAM protein (This family includes YhcC from E. coli K-12, an uncharacterized radical SAM protein.): MKKRYNTLNDYYRQIFGEKIFKVPIDAGFDCPNRDGTVAHGGCTFCTVSGSGDAIVAPDAPIRDQFYKEIDFMHRKWPDVKKYLVYFQNFTNTHDTVDVIRERYEQAINEPGVVGINIGTRPDCLPDETIAYIAELSDRMHVTVELGLQTTYDETSKIINRAHTYDLYVETVKRLRQLAPKVEIVSHLINGLPGETHDMMIENVRRCVTDNEIDGIKLHLLHLMTSTKMQRDYHEGRLKLLGMEEYVNIICDQLEIIPKNIIIHRITGDAPRDMLIGPMWSLKKWEVLNAIDQEMDRRGSYQGCKLENKEVVL; this comes from the coding sequence ATGAAAAAGCGTTATAATACTTTAAATGATTATTATCGTCAGATTTTTGGGGAGAAGATTTTTAAAGTTCCTATCGATGCGGGCTTTGATTGTCCAAATCGAGATGGTACGGTCGCACATGGTGGCTGTACATTTTGTACCGTATCTGGTTCAGGAGATGCGATTGTTGCTCCTGACGCACCGATTCGTGACCAATTTTACAAGGAAATTGATTTCATGCACCGCAAATGGCCAGATGTTAAGAAATATTTGGTTTATTTTCAAAATTTCACAAATACGCATGATACCGTAGATGTCATTCGTGAGCGTTATGAGCAAGCCATTAATGAACCTGGGGTGGTTGGTATCAATATTGGGACGCGTCCAGATTGCTTGCCAGATGAGACGATTGCTTATATTGCTGAGCTTTCTGATCGTATGCACGTAACGGTTGAACTTGGTTTGCAAACAACTTATGATGAAACATCCAAAATCATTAATCGCGCGCATACTTATGACCTTTACGTTGAAACGGTTAAACGCCTGCGTCAGTTAGCGCCGAAAGTTGAGATTGTTTCACATTTGATTAATGGTCTGCCTGGCGAAACGCATGACATGATGATTGAAAATGTCAGACGTTGTGTGACAGATAATGAAATTGACGGGATTAAGCTTCATTTATTGCATTTGATGACAAGTACGAAAATGCAACGTGATTACCATGAAGGGCGTTTAAAATTGCTGGGTATGGAAGAATATGTTAATATCATCTGTGACCAACTGGAGATTATTCCCAAAAATATCATTATTCATCGTATTACAGGTGACGCTCCGCGCGATATGCTCATTGGTCCAATGTGGAGTCTTAAAAAATGGGAAGTCTTAAATGCCATTGATCAAGAAATGGACCGCCGTGGTTCTTATCAAGGGTGTAAGCTAGAAAATAAGGAGGTCGTGTTATGA
- a CDS encoding phosphatase PAP2 family protein: MKHKQNYLVGASFFLVIFMMLGYLVKFFPETLAGIDSSIQTSVRGDLPANATAFFKIVTNFGHEVFIFVYVFAIAFVFYFWKKWKAEAILLAGNLVLMGIFSTGFKYLYNRPRPSIQYLIPKPMGPSFPSWHAAATMVVALSLVVIMEQHLTKTTLKRCLQVLVVVIALTTALSRIYLGVHYPSDILGGWLLAFAIAAATYPFYDKKRFEWRFQGKQE; this comes from the coding sequence ATGAAACATAAACAAAATTATCTTGTAGGAGCTTCATTTTTTCTTGTCATTTTTATGATGTTAGGCTATTTGGTTAAATTCTTTCCTGAGACTTTGGCTGGAATTGACTCAAGCATTCAAACAAGTGTTCGTGGCGATCTTCCTGCCAATGCAACAGCTTTCTTTAAAATCGTAACGAATTTTGGACATGAAGTTTTTATCTTTGTTTATGTCTTTGCCATTGCTTTTGTATTTTATTTCTGGAAAAAGTGGAAAGCAGAAGCTATTTTGCTAGCTGGGAATTTAGTGTTAATGGGCATTTTTTCAACAGGTTTTAAATACCTTTATAATCGTCCGCGTCCAAGTATTCAGTACCTCATTCCAAAGCCAATGGGACCGTCATTTCCGAGTTGGCATGCTGCGGCGACCATGGTTGTTGCTTTGAGCTTGGTTGTGATTATGGAACAACACTTAACCAAGACGACACTCAAACGTTGCTTACAAGTTTTAGTTGTGGTTATCGCTTTGACAACAGCACTTTCAAGAATTTATTTAGGGGTTCATTATCCGTCTGACATTTTAGGAGGTTGGTTACTAGCATTTGCTATCGCAGCCGCAACCTATCCATTTTATGATAAAAAACGCTTTGAATGGCGTTTCCAAGGAAAACAAGAGTGA